One stretch of Poecilia reticulata strain Guanapo linkage group LG21, Guppy_female_1.0+MT, whole genome shotgun sequence DNA includes these proteins:
- the arid1b gene encoding AT-rich interactive domain-containing protein 1B isoform X1: MDASLGSDSNSSNNNPPPTGTSSQFNHYYGNGRGGPCFDQHGGQQSPGTGVTAAAHTVHGTMDQVHNSHEGYSNNSPYNHYPNYRAGYGSGGYGGMMSPSRQGNSLMGPAAANPAKAAMVAASSPAGGGGGGFQRFPGQGQQHPSGATPTLNQLLTSPSPMMRGYGGGYSDYSNPAVQQHQSGVGPAEDTGSQYGSAAAHGWGQQQRSHPGHNGPSSGRSQVAPMDPMAMKRSQLYAMSNSPYSQQQGAPYPGQPYSSPSPHRYPMGMSGRGQMALGGMQYPQQQMSSQYGQQQQQNLSFSQPGQPPYFSPPQQQPAAPSQPPYMQPCPLPPQEVPQEAYGGRGKSAAMTPGKSNQEDLSQQERPSSLPDLSRSIDDLLTGTEAAVSSGASGSGSAQGDQGTPGARSPFSPHVSPRLPPPARTGPSPSPSLSPAGSRSGPLSPTSGPGPQAGPQVSGSDVSPHSSQSAMTPDRGFPPSMQRSNQGPHFGPMSPHPAPAGPGLHGSYQQGSHSYGPPGTYPRPPHYGGTPAAGYSGPGSGPSLANSMGLNTAGPMHGQGPSTPSGRGPGPGAGGRPYMTGPGTAAPTSPNMPQAAGQGMGPPGATSSCKPPDMGPNSGPSANASLSAHSRQGSYSAMTVMRGSGGSGGPFSSSGRMTPQGPPYIAPGLGMMAADGTGSHDLKQRVELRDAVGSAPDPTKMKQDSYGSQCVAPPPSAACPMSPSPASVSSCVGEDSDGIGSPAWLRTPSSPQKPNVATMTNEKITKLYEMGGEPERRLWVDRYLSFMEDRETPVATLPAVGRKPLDLCRLYLAVRAIGGLAMVNKNKKWRELSTLLSVGTSSSSASSLKKQYIQYLFAYECKVERGEEPPPDAGAGDAKKPLQVKGQPPSPANSGSFQGPNTPQSSSSSLIDAPVDPKPPTRSSTPHNQVAPQPGNRIMGGVSVQDPFSEGSDPSFHSKRGPGPGGGPYQQGAAPTEPAMRMQYDGSKDPYGAPRKGPVPGEAFGQSQMPSGAMQDMFPRGPSSGPLSGMGPRPQYPYGPGYDRRLDHVMGPEGSMAPPGGQNSMGPSANEASMYPPNRFPQQRHDGFGQQYPHSMAYSSHQPLYPQQQGYKRPMEALFPAAKRHEGEAFAVQQFGSQQPDPFGPYGSGPGGFSGPERRPVPGQYQYPYGRDRQAPPQHGMTGSAPAAATDGGPQPSLWPPRTEMGFSYSRQSQGPPFPDQEGRPPQDTQWAPSHLNQCQPPFPSHSSSSSSMTPLPSRQPPSSFQATPTIPNHVTRSQSPSSFPRPPVGSLSPNGAPYLPVKKPGIPTGPPANQGLPLVYREVIFPPGSVEATPPKLKPRRRLTAKDTGTPEAWRVMMSLKSGLLAESTWALDTLNILLYDDSTVGSFSLTLLPGFLELIVEFYRRCLIQMFGILQEYEVGAQGPKTTPEEPSPLDTEGAQPEDSPQQSSKYDKRPVRVEEAGQSWEEVEQRADPSRPNGFISGLLHWQAGGGDSTAHIQTHFEPRTGDFSPPDQEQEEQSAGEEEQTGQQGGSPSEVRGQRPAPVEAQNPISLQEDEPRCWDEAPLSTAESWQDSLARRCICVSNIIRNLSFIPGNDAVLSRHPGLVLILGRLVLLHHSHPRRKRAPSTYQREEEAGRACSRDEWWWDCLAALRENTLVTLANVSGQLDLSQYPENIVLPVLDGLLHWMVCPSAEAQDPFCGASGAAALSPQRLVLECLCKLSVQDCNVDLLLATPPFSRQRQLFATLVRLVGERRSQVCREMAVAVLSNLARGEATAARAVALQKGSVGTLIGFLEDSLAVAQYQQNPHAAAAAPPEPPSINMMCRAAKALLAVASVEENRPEFVLYESRLLDISLSSALNSAVAAIMCEVLFKLSRS, encoded by the exons atGGATGCCAGCCTGGGATCagacagcaacagcagcaacaacaacccTCCTCCGACTGGAACCAGCTCCCAGTTTAATCATTATTATGGGAATGGAAGAGGAGGGCCTTGCTTTGATCAACATGGCGGACAACAAAGCCCAGGGACTGGGGTAACAGCGGCGGCACACACGGTACACGGCACCATGGACCAGGTCCACAACTCCCACGAAGGCTACAGCAACAACAGCCCGTACAACCACTATCCGAACTACCGAGCGGGCTACGGGAGCGGCGGCTACGGGGGCATGATGAGCCCCTCACGGCAGGGGAACAGCCTGATGGGCCCGGCGGCCGCTAACCCGGCCAAAGCGGCTATGGTGGCCGCCAGTTCTCCGgctggaggaggcggaggaggattCCAGCGGTTTCCCGGACAGGGTCAGCAGCACCCCTCGGGGGCTACGCCGACTTTGAACCAGTTATTAACGTCTCCGAGCCCGATGATGCGCGGCTACGGAGGCGGATATTCAGATTACAGTAATCCCGCTGTACAGCAGCACCAGTCGGGTGTGGGGCCAGCCGAAGACACGGGCTCTCAGTACGGATCAGCAGCAGCGCATGGTTGGGGACAACAACAGAGGAGTCACCCGGGTCACAACGGACCGAGCAGCGGAAGATCTCAG GTGGCGCCGATGGACCCGATGGCGATGAAGCGCTCTCAGCTCTACGCCATGAGCAACAGCCCGTACTCccagcagcagggggcgccgtACCCTGGACAACCCTACAGCTCCCCATCGCCCCACAGATACCCCATGGGAATGTCTGGCAGGGGGCAGATGGCACTGGGAGGGATGCAGTACCCTCAGCAGCAG ATGAGCTCCCAGTAcggccagcagcagcaacagaaccTGAGCTTCAGCCAGCCGGGCCAGCCGCCGTACTTCAGCCCCCCCCAGCAGCAGCCGGCTGCCCCCAGCCAGCCGCCATACATGCAGCCCTGCCCGCTGCCGCCCCAG GAAGTTCCTCAGGAGGCATATGGGGGGCGGGGCAAGTCTGCAGCAATGACTCCTGGGAAATCGAACCAGGAGGACCTGAGCCAGCAGGAGAGGCCGTCCAGTCTGCCG gaTCTCTCCCGCTCCATCGATGACCTGCTGACCGGCACCGAGGCGGCGGTGAGTTCAGGGGCCTCCGGTTCCGGCAGCGCTCAGGGCGACCAGGGGACTCCGGGGGCCCGCTCTCCTTTCTCCCCCCACGTTTCGCCGCGCCTCCCCCCTCCGGCCCGAACGGGTCCCTCTCCGTCCCCGTCGCTGTCCCCCGCCGGGTCCCGCTCGGGGCCCCTGTCCCCCACCAGCGGTCCAG GCCCTCAGGCGGGCCCCCAGGTGTCTGGATCAGACGTCAGCCCCCACTCCTCCCAGTCGGCCATGACTCCAGACCGAG GTTTCCCTCCCTCCATGCAGCGCAGCAACCAGGGGCCACATTTCGGCCCCATGTCCCCCCACCCAGCACCGGCCGGCCCCGGGCTCCACGGCTCCTACCAGCAGGGCAGCCACTCCTACGGCCCCCCAG GTACCTACCCTCGGCCCCCTCACTACGGCGGGACCCCTGCGGCCGGCTACAGCGGCCCCGGCTCGGGCCCCAGCCTGGCTAACAGCATGGGGCTGAACACCGCCGGGCCCATGCACGGGCAGGGCCCCTCCACCCCGTCAGGCCGAGGCCCCGGGCCCGGAGCCGGGGGCCGCCCCTACATGACTGGACCCGGCACCGCGGCCCCCACTTCTCCCAACATGCCGCAGGCCGCCGGGCAGGGCATGGGGCCCCCAGGGGCCACCTCCAGCTGCAAGCCGCCAGACATGGGCCCCAACTCCGGACCGAGCGCCAACGCCTCCCTCAGCGCTCACAGCAG GCAGGGCAGCTACTCAGCTATGACAGTGATGagaggttctggaggttctggaggtccGTTCAGCAGCTCAGGCAGGATGACCCCTCAGGGCCCGCCTTACATCGCTCCAG GATTAGGGATGATGGCGGCAGACGGGACAGGAAGTCATGACCTGAAGCAGCGGGTCGAGCTCCGCGACGCCGTCGGTTCTGCTCCTGATCCAACCAAAATGAAg CAGGACAGCTACGGCTCGCAGTGTGTGGCGCCGCCGCCCAGCGCCGCCTGCCCGATGTCCCCCAGCCCGGCCAGCGTGTCGTCCTGTGTGGGGGAAGACAGCGACGGCATCGGCAGCCCCGCCTGGCTCAGGACCCCGTCCAGCCCA CAGAAGCCCAACGTGGCGACCATGACCAACGAGAAGATCACCAAGCTGTACGAGATGGGCGGCGAGCCGGAGCGCCGCCTCTGGGTCGACCGCTACCTGTCCTTCATGGAGGACAGGGAGACGCCCGTCGCCACCCTGCCGGCTGTCGGCAGGAAGCCGCTGGACCTGTGCCGGCTCTACCTGGCGGTGCGAGCCATCGGCGGCCTGGCCATG gtgaacaaaaacaagaagtggCGGGAGCTGTCGACGCTGCTGAGCGTCGGGACGTCCAGCAGCTCGGCCAGCTCCCTGAAGAAGCAGTACATCCAGTACCTGTTCGCCTACGAGTGCAAGGTGGAGCGAGGGGAGGAGCCTCCGCCCGACGCTGGCGCCGGGGACGCCAAGAAGCCCCTGCAGGTCAAGGGTCAACCGCCTTCTCCTG cGAATTCAGGCTCGTTTCAGGGCCCCAACACGCCCCAGTCCAGCAGCTCCTCCCTCATCGACGCTCCGGTAGACCCGAAGCCCCCGACCCGCTCGTCCACCCCGCACAACCAGGTGGCTCCCCAGCCTGggaacag GATCATGGGAGGCGTGAGCGTCCAGGACCCGTTCTCCGAAGGCAGCGACCCGTCCTTCCACAGCAAGCGGGGCCCGGGGCCCGGCGGGGGCCcctaccagcagggggcggctccaacagaaccagcaatGAGAATGCAATACGACGGCAGCAAAGACCCGTATGGAGCCCCGAGGAAGG GTCCGGTTCCCGGCGAGGCCTTCGGTCAGAGCCAGATGCCCAGCGGTGCGATGCAGGACATGTTCCCCCGCGGACCCTCCTCCGGCCCCCTGTCGGGGATGGGGCCCAGGCCGCAGTACCCCTACGGCCCCGGCTACGATCGCAG ATTGGACCATGTGATGGGCCCAGAGGGAAGCATGGCGCCCCCTGGAGGCCAGAACAGCATGGGCCCGTCTGCCAATGAAGCCAGCATGTATCCCCCCAACAGATTCCCCCAGCAGAG GCACGATGGTTTTGGTCAGCAGTATCCGCACAGTATGGCCTACAGTTCCCATCAGCCCCTTTACCCCCAGCAGCAG GGCTACAAGCGTCCGATGGAGGCCTTGTTCCCGGCTGCGAAGCGTCATGAGGGCGAGGCGTTTGCCGTGCAGCAGTTCGGCTCCCAGCAGCCGGACCCTTTCGGCCCCTACGGATCCGGACCCGGGGGGTTTTCAGGCCCTGAGCGCCGGCCCGTCCCTGGGCAGTACCAGTACCCATACGGCCGGGACCGACAGGCCCCCCCGCAGCACGGCATGACTGGATCGGCCCCCGCGGCGGCAACGGACGGGGGGCCGCAGCCCAGCTTGTGGCCCCCCAGGACAGAGATGGGGTTCTCGTACAGCCGGCAGAGCCAGGGGCCCCCCTTCCCAGACCAGGAGGGCCGGCCCCCACAGGACACCCAGTGGGCCCCCAGTCACCTCAACCAGTGCCAACCTCCCTTCCCCTCCcactcttcttcctcttcctccatgaCCCCCCTCCCCTCCAGGCAGCCCCCCTCCTCTTTCCAGGCCACGCCCACCATCCCAAATCACGTGACCCGCTCCCAGAGCCCCTCGTCGTTCCCCCGGCCTCCGGTGGGCTCCCTGTCCCCCAACGGCGCCCCCTACCTGCCCGTTAAGAAACCAGGGATCCCCACCGGTCCCCCGGCCAATCAGGGCCTCCCCCTCGTTTACAGAGAGGTCATTTTCCCGCCCGGCTCTGTGGAGGCCACGCCCCCCAAGCTGAAACCACGGAGACGGCTAACGGCGAAGGACACAG GAACGCCGGAGGCCTGGCGGGTGATGATGTCACTGAAGTCGGGGCTCCTGGCGGAGAGCACCTGGGCGCTGGACACCCTCAACATCCTGCTGTACGACGACAGCACGGTGGGCTCGTTCAGCCTGACGCTG CTGCCCGGGTTCCTGGAGCTCATCGTGGAGTTTTATCGCCGCTGCCTCATCCAGATGTTCGGCATCCTGCAGGAGTACGAGGTCGGGGCCCAGGGCCCGAAGACGACCCCCGAGGAGCCGTCGCCGCTCGACACGGAGGGCGCCCAACCTGAGGATTCCCCTCAGCAGAGCAGCAAGTACGACAAGCGGCCAGTCAGGGTGGAGGAGGCCGGGCAGAgctgggaggaggtggagcaACGGGCCGACCCGAGCCGACCCAATGGCTTCATCAGCGGCCTGCTGCACTGGCAGGCCGGAGGAGGAGACTCCACGGCTCACATCCAGACGCACTTTGAGCCCCGAACCGGAGACTTCAGCCCCCCGGACcaggagcaggaggagcagagcGCAGGAGAGGAGGAGCAGACGGGTCAGCAAGGAG gcTCTCCatctgaggtcagaggtcaacgcCCGGCCCCGGTGGAGGCTCAGAATCCCATCAGCCTCCAGGAGGACGAGCCGCGCTGCTGGGACGAGGCGCCGCTGTCCACCGCCGAGTCGTGGCAGGACTCCCTGGCCAGACGCTGCATCTGCGTCTCCAACATCATCCGGAACCTCTCCTTCATCCCCGGCAACGACGCCGTCCTGTCGCGCCACCCTggcctggttctgatcctgggCCGGCTGGTTCTGCTGCACCACAGCCACCCGCGCAGGAAGCGGGCGCCGTCCACCTACCAACGGGAGGAGGAAGCGGGCCGGGCCTGCAGCCGCGACGAGTGGTGGTGGGACTGCCTGGCGGCGCTGCGGGAGAACACGCTGGTGACGCTGGCCAACGTGTCGGGCCAGCTGGACCTGTCGCAGTACCCCGAGAACATCGTCCTGCCGGTGCTGGACGGGCTGCTGCACTGGATGGTCTGTCCCTCCGCCGAGGCGCAGGACCCGTTCTGCGGGGCCAGCGGCGCCGCGGCGCTGTCGCCTCAGCGGCTCGTCCTGGAGTGCCTCTGCAAGCTGAGCGTCCAGGACTGCAACGTGgacctgctgctggccacgccccccttCAGCCGCCAGCGGCAGCTCTTCGCCACGCTGGTGCGCCTGGTGGGCGAGCGCCGCAGCCAGGTGTGCCGGGAGATGGCGGTGGCCGTGCTGTCCAACCTGGCGCGCGGCGAAGCCACGGCGGCCCGGGCCGTCGCCCTGCAGAAGGGCAGCGTGGGAACTCTGATCGGCTTCCTGGAGGACAGCCTGGCCGTGGCGCAGTACCAGCAGAACCCgcacgccgccgccgccgcgccgCCAGAGCCGCCCAGCATCAACATGATGTGCCGCGCGGCGAAGGCGCTGCTGGCCGTGGCGAGCGTGGAGGAGAACCGGCCGGAGTTCGTCCTGTACGAGAGCCGGCTGCTGGACATCTCGCTGTCGTCGGCCCTCAACTCGGCGGTGGCGGCCATCATGTGCGAAGTGCTGTTCAAGCTGAGCCGCTCGTGA